The Chitinophaga pinensis DSM 2588 region TGCCAACGGCTCCAATGCCCTCAAAGCTGGCAAAAATGGTGATCCTGCCGGTTATACCAGTGAGGTAGGTTACAAAAAAGAGCCACTGAACAAAGGTTTTAAATATATTAATACCGGTATCTCCAAATTCCCCAACCGTCTGGATATGCGCTTCGGCAAAATCTATATGCTGGGTGAAAACTATAATTATACCAATCTGACCAAAGAACTGGTGTCCGCTATCAACTACGGCAGCACCATCGATAACAAATGGAAATGGTCCGATAACAAAGCATTGGAAAAACCAGAACAGTTCATGCTGAATGCCGTGCAGGAATACGTTGCCCAGATCTACAACGTAGGTAAAAGCCAGGCTGACAACATCAAGCTGATCTCCGAAACCGTGCTGAAATATTATCCTAAACACGTAGAAAGTCTCTCCGACCTCGGTCTGGCATACACGCTGAAAGAAGATACGGAAAATGCATTGAAGACTTTCCTGAAAGCCAATGCTATTGCGCCGAAAGATTATATCGTATTAAACAACATCGCTAATATCTACGCCAAAAAGGGAGATGATGAACATGCCGTGATGTATTACGAACAGACTTTAAAATATGGTGACCAGGAAGCTAAAGACCTGGCCAGCGCTGAAATAAAAAGGATTAACAGCAAGAAACCGGTTCCAAAGGCAACCATGCCTAAACCCGCTACTGCTAAAACATCCGCAGAAAAAGCAACAAACAGTAAACCAACTACCGCTAAGACAGTTTCCAAAACCAAAACGGATACTGACAAATCAAACTCCTCTAAATCTACAGCGGCAAAAAATACTAAAAAGCCAACAAGCAAAATGCCTTCTAAGAATTAACTTAGAAGGCAGTTGCCGGCAAAAAGTAGCTTTCATTTATTTGATAGACTGCAACAGACTACAGAACTCCAGCTTCTCATCTGAAGTCAGAAATGAATTGGCAATCGTTTCATTAATTAAGTCGCTCGTCAGAGAAAATTCATCGTAAAGGTCATTTTGTTCCACTCCATACTTCTTGGCGGTTGAGTAACGAACTGCTCCAAGGATTTCCTTCGAAGGCACCTTCTTTTCAACAAGTAGAGGCCTGATGGAATACAGCATTTCGTTGTTGGCAATCTCTATCTTCTTCTGATAGTCTGTCTTGCCATGTTTGGAAAAATTATGCCTGGTCAGCAGAAAAACAATGAGGGCCAGCATTAGTCCAAATACTACAGTAATGATCATGTTTTCAGGTAAGTGCATCATAAAAAATTACGAAAGCTTAAGCGTGTATAATATATGAGAAACATACGCAATATATACCCTGGTAGTTTCAGTAGGATGCCCGTTAATTGCGTGTTCCAACAGATTCCATTTTCGCTTTTTCTCCAACTAGTTGCTAATCAGCAGCCCCTAAAATATGTACTCATTGAAACACAAGTGAGTACTACTACTCGTTATAGAAAGAAAAAATAACATTTTTAAACAGTTCTTAGTCAAACAGCATATGGGGATTATCAGTACCAGCATGCAGGCTCTCCTAACTATAGCATCTTAAAAAAAAATATTTTCAGAAAAAATTCAAAAAGCTCCTGCCGGATGGTACCGACAGGAGCTTTTTACATAATTATTTACAGATCGCTTACTTCCAGGTAATAATCGCCATCACCGGGAAGTGATCTGATGGCACACGCGCCACATACTTCTTCAGTGATACCTCTTTGGGAAAATCAGCCGAACTCACTTTGTCGTCTCCATTTTCTGTTACCACCGGACCACGATAAGTATCCGTCAGTATACCATACTTTTCCACACGGAATTGTCTGGTCAGGAAAATGTGATCGATACGACTGTCAGTTTTGCTGTTTGGATTGAATGCATTGAAAGTACCATTCTCCGCATAACGGATCGCAGTCGTTTCATACGCATCTTTCAGCAAACCGGAAGTATTGATCAGTGTATAAGATTCGCTTTGCTGATCCACGTTAAAGTCACCTGTCAGAATGGTCGGAATATTCCCTGCCATCTTTCTTACTTTATCCATTACCAGCTTCGCACTCTCCGCGCGCGCTTTCACACCTACGTGGTCCATATGCAGGTTGAAAAAGTAAAAAGTAAATCCTGTTTTGATCTCTTTGAATTTACCCCAGGTACAGATCCTTGGCAATACCGCATCCCAGCCTTTCTTTGGCTTGTCTGTTTCTTCCGCCATCCAGAAATCTCCATGTTCCAGCAACTTAAACTTTACACCATTGTAAAAGATAGCAGAATATTCACCGGCTTCCTTTCCGTCATCACGGCCTATCCCGATATACGCATAACCGGGCAGACTGTCTTTCAGGTTCTCTAACTGGTGGTGCATACATTCCTGTGTTCCGAAAATATCAAAACCATGAAAGCGGATCATGGAAGCGATCACCGGATACCGCTGTTTCCAACCGTTGCCATGAGCAGCGTCTTCCTTGTTATTGTCATTACGCATGTTGTAAGTGGCCACCGTCATTTTCTGCGCCATTACAGCGTAACTCAGCACGGTAAAAACAGCCATCAGGAGCATCTTTCTTTTCATCTGCATCTCGTGTTTATAATGATCATTTAATTTAATTCCTTACAGCTCCCAACCCGGGTTCTGTCCCAGTTTAGGGTTCAGCTGCAGATCGGTATAAGGCACCGGATAAAGATACTTGTAATCAGCTCACTCACGGGATACATTATCCAGCCAGTACAACTCACCATGTATATCATCCGACAGTACCTGCAGATCGTACCACTGCTCAGCACAGGGCTTACATTGATATACGTAACTCCCTTTACCTGCTCAGCTGGTGCGGTCTTGTAAAAACATACATCCGGCACGCCATCGCTATTCAGGTCCATAATACCTGGAAAATATTTTGTTTTCAGGTAATTGTCAGCCACCGTCGGCTTAGCCGTAATACCACCGGTAATACCAGCACGGGCACACAGTGCGCCAACCGTTTTCGCCCAGTCATTATCCGACAACTTACCCAGTTCCGCCATCGCCTCGCATAGTTCAGCAGGATCTCTGCATAACGCATCAGGGTGATAGAATTCGTCCTGGTTGTACCGCCATCATAATAAGTATCATCCAGCGTAAACTTGATCGGCATATAGCCAGTGTAAGTATAAGAAAATACAGGCGGAGCTGCAACCGTTTTTCCATTATCGGTACGGGTATAAGATCCCATACGGATCGTCTGTCGCAAACGCATGTCGCGGCCCTGTGTCTCCTGCGCGAATGTCTGCGTCGCATATCCCGCCTCATTGGTGAACGGTGTACCGTCAATATTCAGGCAGGTGTTGATAAATGTCCTGGTAAAGCTCAGACCGTTACCATACGTAGCAGAGGTAAAATACCAGTTAGCATCATTGAATACAGCTATACACCCCGGAACAGGTGATTG contains the following coding sequences:
- a CDS encoding tetratricopeptide repeat protein, giving the protein MKRFSTFLLLSTAFSVPTIAQNYKQDFEKLSTSGDTTKQRVLLAKWEKAKPNDAELYIAYFNYYVSKSKTEVVTINHTANGSNALKAGKNGDPAGYTSEVGYKKEPLNKGFKYINTGISKFPNRLDMRFGKIYMLGENYNYTNLTKELVSAINYGSTIDNKWKWSDNKALEKPEQFMLNAVQEYVAQIYNVGKSQADNIKLISETVLKYYPKHVESLSDLGLAYTLKEDTENALKTFLKANAIAPKDYIVLNNIANIYAKKGDDEHAVMYYEQTLKYGDQEAKDLASAEIKRINSKKPVPKATMPKPATAKTSAEKATNSKPTTAKTVSKTKTDTDKSNSSKSTAAKNTKKPTSKMPSKN
- a CDS encoding RagB/SusD family nutrient uptake outer membrane protein gives rise to the protein MAVFNDANWYFTSATYGNGLSFTRTFINTCLNIDGTPFTNEAGYATQTFAQETQGRDMRLRQTIRMGSYTRTDNGKTVAAPPVFSYTYTGYMPIKFTLDDTYYDGGTTRTNSITLMRYAEILLNYARRWRNWVSCRIMTGRKRLAHCVPVLVLPVVLRLSRRWLTIT
- a CDS encoding endonuclease/exonuclease/phosphatase family protein, coding for MKRKMLLMAVFTVLSYAVMAQKMTVATYNMRNDNNKEDAAHGNGWKQRYPVIASMIRFHGFDIFGTQECMHHQLENLKDSLPGYAYIGIGRDDGKEAGEYSAIFYNGVKFKLLEHGDFWMAEETDKPKKGWDAVLPRICTWGKFKEIKTGFTFYFFNLHMDHVGVKARAESAKLVMDKVRKMAGNIPTILTGDFNVDQQSESYTLINTSGLLKDAYETTAIRYAENGTFNAFNPNSKTDSRIDHIFLTRQFRVEKYGILTDTYRGPVVTENGDDKVSSADFPKEVSLKKYVARVPSDHFPVMAIITWK